The Trichocoleus sp. sequence CATCTCGATCGCGCACTAGATCAGTTCCGGTAATGTGACACCAGATGCCTTCAGGCGGCTTCAGCCCCATACAGGGTTTTTGAAAGCCACTGGCGGAGTAGATGAGTTCTGCCGGAATCACATTGTCTTTGAGGATCTTTTGGTCGCCGTAAATATCTGTGAGAAATAGATTGAGCGTCTGGATTCGCTGTTTTAAGCCCTGCTCTAGCTTTGTCCATTCCTCAGCCGAAACAATGCGCGGAATGATATCAAACGGCAAAATTCGCTCTGTGCCCTGATTGTCGCTGTAGACGTTGAACGTCACGCCCAGCCGAAACAGCGCATTCTGAGCTGCAACCTGTCGTCGTCGCAGGTCTTCCAGCGACAGAGAATTAATCCGCTCGACTAGAAGGCTGGCTGCCGATCGCGGCTCTCCCTTCTGGACAAACAACTCATCGTAAAAATCACCCGGATCGTATGCTTCAAACACGGTTCATCGCACCTAAACGATCGTCGAGGAATTCAAACCCCGCTTTTCCCTCTAACCAATAGTCGTTCTCAGGTTTCTCTGACTGTAACTTAAGCTACGGATTCTGCCCGCTCTCCCGCGTCTCCCTTTCCAGGTCAGCTACTAGAATGAGGAAACCACCCTCACAGCGATCGTAGATTTTCGTTATGTCCCCCGCTTACCTCGGCAATTTGGGCAACGGACAACAGCTTTATCTAGAAAACCAGGCGGCAGAAACCCTGCTCACCCTAAGCAGCAACGCTCCCGGACAGCAACAGAGCCAGAGTACCCGCTTTCAAACTGGATCATGGCAGGCTCCACCGACGCTACAGGAAACAAGTCTTGGCTGGATTGTCCAAATTTTGACAGCACAGGGCGATCGATACATCCAGGTGCAAAGCCAGGGAATGCAGCTTGTAACGCAACTCAATGCTGAGCCGATCGCCTCTCTCCCACTGCAACCGATCGCCAGCTCATCTGTTCCCTCCAGGATGCAGCCCATGCAACCGATGCAGCCTATGCAACCGATGCAACCAATGAAGATGGGCAATATGGAAATGTCGATCGAGCCGATGCAGATGCGGTTGGGCAACATGGAAATGTCGATCGGCAAGCCGGAATCTTCCGAACCGCAGTTTTGTTCGCAGTGTGGGAACTCATTGGGGAAGGGCGATCGGTTTTGTTCTCAGTGTGGACATCGGATAATGATTGATGGGTAAAGGTATAGCGCATTTGACTTTCTCCCAGCAGAACCCCTCGTAAAAATATTGCCCTTGTTGAAACTTCCTTTAACCTGGGACAATCTCTGAACATAGGTGGCGTGAGGGTGTAAGGAATGAAAGTTGCTGTCGTGCATGAGTGGCTAGTAACCCATGCCGGATCAGAGCGTGTGGTTGAGGAAATTCTGAATTTGCATCCAGAAGCAGACTTGTTT is a genomic window containing:
- a CDS encoding zinc ribbon domain-containing protein — encoded protein: MSPAYLGNLGNGQQLYLENQAAETLLTLSSNAPGQQQSQSTRFQTGSWQAPPTLQETSLGWIVQILTAQGDRYIQVQSQGMQLVTQLNAEPIASLPLQPIASSSVPSRMQPMQPMQPMQPMQPMKMGNMEMSIEPMQMRLGNMEMSIGKPESSEPQFCSQCGNSLGKGDRFCSQCGHRIMIDG